A window from Pokkaliibacter sp. MBI-7 encodes these proteins:
- a CDS encoding sigma-54-dependent Fis family transcriptional regulator, translating to MSNSNSVAPHSDGANHEKLILDSWARCRDYGLTPSTQPELHRPSAGDVGVLLEAHQFLVQTTYHEVLPYYEHILSNSHCLIMLADGRGQLLQSWGDQRFLEPGYTQGFEAGTSWIERYTGTNAIGTALATGQAIQIHRDEHFLKANRFMTGSAAPIFDASRSLIGVLDVSSDTYLPQTHTLGMVKMMTQSVENRLIINLFKGEHFFLTFNTNLDSLDSQWAGILVFTEQGQVISANRRADILLGLELSMVNIESLFDTTLRNLINHPEGLPMQLTASGKYRFYATVKRPVHVRVIPRDFRQNHRAATTEPAKPSLPLREVPLPNLLAQHQRLPANQPFTLDTIDLGDPRISKAVRQAKRILDKDIPILIHGETGVGKEVFVKALHETSDRAAYPLVAVNCAAIPGDLVESELFGYEKGAFTGASQKGSMGLIRKAHKGTLFLDELGDMPLKVQARLLRVLQERKVTPLGSTESYPVDIRLVSATNRSLKTDVEQGLFRQDLYYRVTGLNLELPPLRERQDKTALFHALWDRYREADQEAGLSEEVLDLFHRHPWPGNVRQLVSVLQIALAMADTDLITAEHLPDDFFADLQEQSQATVPATLDTEMAVETAEKTGAPEAESTYASEQSFPEQSLPELYQHYEGNISMLARHLGISRTTLYKRLKEFGLHS from the coding sequence GTGAGTAACAGCAATTCAGTGGCTCCGCATTCCGACGGCGCCAACCATGAAAAATTGATTCTCGACTCCTGGGCACGCTGCCGTGACTACGGCCTGACCCCCAGTACGCAACCGGAGCTGCACCGTCCTTCTGCCGGTGATGTCGGCGTGCTGCTTGAGGCTCACCAGTTTCTGGTGCAAACCACCTATCATGAGGTGCTGCCCTACTATGAGCATATTCTGTCCAACTCCCACTGCCTGATCATGCTGGCAGATGGCCGTGGACAGCTGCTGCAATCATGGGGTGACCAGCGTTTTCTGGAGCCGGGATACACCCAGGGCTTCGAGGCGGGCACCAGCTGGATCGAGCGCTATACCGGCACCAATGCCATAGGTACGGCACTGGCGACGGGGCAGGCCATCCAGATTCACCGCGATGAACACTTTCTCAAGGCCAATCGCTTTATGACCGGCTCTGCGGCACCGATCTTCGATGCCAGCCGCAGCCTGATTGGCGTGCTGGACGTATCGAGCGATACCTATCTGCCACAGACCCATACACTCGGCATGGTGAAGATGATGACCCAGTCGGTGGAGAACCGTCTGATCATCAACCTGTTCAAGGGTGAACACTTTTTCCTGACCTTTAACACCAATCTGGACAGTCTGGACAGTCAATGGGCAGGCATCTTGGTGTTCACCGAGCAGGGGCAGGTCATTTCCGCCAACCGGCGCGCAGATATCCTGCTTGGTCTGGAGCTGTCGATGGTCAACATTGAAAGCCTGTTCGACACGACCCTGCGTAATCTCATCAACCACCCTGAAGGTTTGCCGATGCAGCTGACAGCCAGTGGCAAGTACCGTTTCTATGCCACCGTCAAACGGCCGGTCCATGTCAGAGTGATCCCTCGCGACTTCCGCCAGAATCACCGGGCAGCTACCACGGAGCCCGCCAAACCATCCTTACCTCTGAGGGAAGTACCTCTGCCTAACCTGCTTGCCCAGCACCAACGCCTGCCAGCCAATCAGCCCTTTACTCTGGATACCATTGACCTCGGAGACCCGCGTATCAGCAAAGCTGTGCGACAGGCCAAGCGTATTCTGGATAAAGACATTCCCATTCTGATTCATGGCGAAACCGGGGTGGGCAAAGAGGTTTTCGTCAAGGCTCTGCATGAAACCAGTGACCGTGCGGCCTATCCGCTGGTTGCCGTTAACTGTGCAGCCATTCCGGGAGATCTGGTGGAGTCAGAGCTGTTTGGTTATGAGAAAGGCGCCTTCACCGGCGCCAGTCAGAAAGGCAGCATGGGGCTTATTCGCAAAGCCCACAAAGGCACGTTGTTTCTCGATGAACTGGGAGATATGCCACTAAAGGTACAGGCGCGTCTGCTGCGGGTATTACAGGAGCGCAAGGTCACGCCACTGGGTAGCACAGAGTCTTACCCGGTAGATATCCGGCTGGTGTCAGCCACGAACCGGTCGCTGAAGACTGATGTCGAACAGGGGCTGTTCCGTCAGGATCTTTACTACCGGGTAACCGGCCTCAACCTGGAGTTGCCACCATTGCGTGAGCGCCAGGACAAGACCGCATTGTTCCATGCGCTCTGGGATCGTTACCGCGAAGCAGATCAGGAGGCAGGCCTGAGCGAAGAAGTACTGGACTTATTTCATCGCCACCCCTGGCCCGGGAATGTCCGCCAGCTGGTCAGCGTACTGCAGATTGCCCTGGCAATGGCAGATACCGATCTGATTACCGCCGAGCATCTTCCTGATGATTTTTTCGCCGACCTGCAGGAACAATCTCAGGCGACAGTGCCCGCCACGCTGGATACAGAGATGGCTGTAGAAACGGCAGAAAAAACTGGAGCGCCTGAGGCAGAAAGCACATATGCCAGCGAGCAGTCATTTCCTGAACAGTCACTCCCTGAGCTGTATCAGCATTATGAGGGCAATATTTCCATGCTGGCCCGCCATCTTGGCATCAGTCGTACCACACTCTATAAACGCTTGAAGGAGTTTGGCCTGCATAGCTGA
- the rimJ gene encoding ribosomal protein S5-alanine N-acetyltransferase, protein MVGQLSVPRLTGERVRLSAVQCADVQQVLDYYQRNRQFLQPWEPLRDAHFYTHDFWMTELAAREQRLLEGTGISLGVFHQRNNELIGFCNFSNIVRGVFQACHLGYALDQHFEGQGYMSEALALGMGYVFEQLHLHRVMANYMPANLRSAAVLARLGFVREGYASRYLKINGVWEDHILTALINPDPTL, encoded by the coding sequence ATGGTGGGACAGCTATCAGTACCGCGATTGACAGGTGAAAGGGTCCGGTTGTCTGCCGTCCAGTGTGCCGATGTTCAGCAGGTGCTGGATTACTACCAGCGTAATCGCCAGTTTCTGCAGCCCTGGGAACCGCTGCGTGATGCGCATTTCTATACCCATGATTTCTGGATGACAGAGCTGGCTGCGCGTGAGCAACGCCTGCTCGAGGGCACAGGAATAAGCTTGGGTGTGTTTCATCAGCGCAACAATGAGCTGATAGGATTTTGCAATTTCTCCAATATCGTACGCGGTGTGTTTCAGGCATGTCATCTGGGCTATGCCCTTGATCAGCACTTTGAAGGGCAGGGGTACATGTCGGAAGCGCTGGCACTGGGGATGGGGTATGTGTTTGAGCAGCTGCACCTGCATCGGGTAATGGCCAATTACATGCCAGCCAACCTGCGCAGTGCAGCCGTGCTGGCAAGGCTGGGGTTTGTCAGAGAGGGATATGCCAGTCGCTATCTGAAGATCAATGGTGTCTGGGAGGATCATATTCTCACGGCATTGATCAATCCTGATCCGACCTTGTGA
- a CDS encoding Yip1 family protein, with protein sequence MFFQHMFGLIYHPKQEWDSIREEKYTLGYLYKHHILWLAAIPALSLFIGTTQMGWSIAGTNYVKLTVLSAIPIAAAFYIALMVGVGLMAWGVFWMEKTYGADASFDRCMVLTTFTATPLFMAGLAGLLPILWFDVFVVLGAVSYTVYLLYVGVPIVMRIPEERGFMFSTSVLTVGLCLLVGGLAMTAVLWGSGLGPVFTR encoded by the coding sequence ATGTTCTTTCAACACATGTTCGGGCTGATCTATCACCCGAAGCAGGAGTGGGATTCCATCCGTGAAGAGAAATACACGCTTGGTTATCTCTATAAGCATCACATACTCTGGCTGGCTGCGATTCCAGCATTGTCTTTGTTCATTGGCACCACTCAGATGGGGTGGAGCATTGCAGGTACCAACTACGTCAAGCTGACCGTATTGAGCGCCATCCCTATTGCGGCGGCATTTTATATCGCCCTGATGGTTGGCGTGGGGCTGATGGCCTGGGGCGTCTTCTGGATGGAGAAGACCTACGGTGCCGATGCCAGCTTTGACCGCTGTATGGTGCTTACCACCTTTACCGCTACCCCCTTGTTTATGGCGGGTCTGGCTGGGTTGTTGCCCATCCTCTGGTTTGACGTCTTTGTGGTGCTGGGCGCTGTGTCCTACACCGTCTATCTGCTGTACGTCGGCGTGCCTATCGTCATGCGTATCCCGGAAGAGCGCGGCTTCATGTTTTCCACCTCGGTGCTGACGGTTGGGCTGTGCCTGTTGGTGGGGGGATTAGCGATGACTGCAGTGCTGTGGGGAAGTGGTCTGGGGCCGGTATTTACCCGCTGA